The Hippoglossus stenolepis isolate QCI-W04-F060 chromosome 1, HSTE1.2, whole genome shotgun sequence DNA segment cctgaggagctgctggagacgTTGATTGGATTAGTATGGACATATCAAATTCATAGGCTGAGGCGCCCCCTGTAGGCTGTCCACTACAAATGCAGCACTCAGGCTGAGAGAGTCCCACTTTCCCACCCAGTCATCAACCAGTGGGTTAAATAGTTTACCAGCGTCAATCAGAGTCAGTGTCTATGAATAACTTAGTGCTGGGTCATGATAATCATGTCAACAATACAACAGAGTGCGAGACACAAGGAGATTCTGTTATGAGCCCAAACTAACTAAAGATGCCACAAATCCAAGTTGCTTAAAAGTTACATTTCTACATACTGAACATTGAATGCGCTGAAACCAAAGTCCTacctgtgtgtctttgttgctGCAGAGTTTTTGCTCAGTGATCCATTCTTTAGCAGAGCCCGTGTCGCTTTCTGTCTGTGCAAACTGCAAACTGcaaactgacttttttttttcttctctcctgtggAAAACAGTTCAACtgcatgcagagagagagagagggagagagagagaggaagagagagggagagggagaagaaaaggggGGACTGCTCAGGAAACGATGACGCAGCTGTATGAAAATCACTGTGCTGATAGTCTGGGTTTATCAAATACTGTTCAGGCAGCCTAAGTTAATTAATGTAGTCACTGTTTAGTCCAACGGGTTTTAATGAGGCCTCTTTTCACTGGGCCCCGTCCAGTGGTTTCCAGATGTTTCAGAGTTAATAAAAGTAACAGGAGAATTTCTGTCTGGAAATTAGCAGCATGCCATGACTACAGCAGCTGGAGTTGTTAAAAGCAGAGATCAATTTTTTCTCAGTCAAGGACCCCCCCCCTTACAAGATAGAAAATATTTCAGGTCCCCCCTCTGGGCCTCATTCTACACCTTTACTACTAAATAtattagatatttatttaaaatatatttacaatcTCAACACAGAACTCGTCATGATAATTTAAATGGACGaatctggacatttttcacGGACCCTCTGGCAGTGTGCCACAGACAagagtttgagaaccactggtttAAGGTACTTTTCgccaaattaattatttaacatCCCTTGTTGAGTCTTCATAGGAAACTGTATTTCACGATGCTGAGTCATATTGTTTTGAATCTGAAATCGGACGCCAACACACTGATCAGATCGTCGCCAAAGGGAATTTACAGAGGGATCTGTGCATTAGAATTCATGCAAACtggtttttcttccaactgAAAGAGAAGTGGCTGGTTTCGCCTGCAGCTAATGCGAAAGAACGAGGAAGTGCACAAATGTATGAATCACAATTATTACatgaatttatttcaaagttaaAGGTATCACATGTACAATAGTCAAGAACACTTTCAAAAACATCTTCCACCCATGTTTCTTCATTCACCCTGCTCATGTACACAGCCCAGCTactcacaaaataaaacttctaTGAGCTCGAAAAAACACAGCTCTCCCGTAACAGggacttttaatgtgaaattcgGTTGTAGACCAAGCACAAAGAagggacaaaataaaacactacacATTTGAAGAGGGCACTGATTTCAACGGGGTCTTCGATGAGGATCAATAGCACAGCTACGTTCACTAAGACATCACCAAGAAATTGCATACGATTTCTGCAACAAGGTTCAGTGAAACTACTTACAAACATaaaatttaatgtaaatgcaTGAATTGATGGATGTCACACCAGTTAGCAGACGTTAAACATAGCGGTAGGAGTACAGGATTGGAAACATGTTTATAAAAGATATATTATAAAACATGCATTTTGTCAAAGAAGGCTGACAGATTTCTATTTTATTACACTAGTTCTTTTCCCCTGTGGTGAGAGCAGTTAGTTCCAAGTTGTATATTAGCTTTTGGATTGAAAACACCCACCATCTACATGCTCACTTTTCAGGACTGCCGCCAGTTATCCAGCCATGAAAAGTGGCACCAACCAACATCTGGATGTTTCAGCCTGAAAGCTATTTTGGCTTATAAAATTGAAAGTCCGCTTTGGACTGATGGGACGTCATCTGACAGGTTGCATAGAGAGTGAGTGAAGAAAATATCTACTTGAAAGTTTTTGCTTTCATCTCCCATTTATTAGTCTTGGccatcaatgtttttaatttcgAATTCTCTGGTGACTTGGCACTTCTGCAAACTAGACCGCAGGTGGATTGAATTCTGCTTTTTTGGAAACGTTATTTAAGACTCTTCATTCAAGAttgtgcaaaaagaaaagactgaattCACTTTAATCTCTTGGGCTGCCTGCAGACTATAAAAAAGTGCCCAGCTTTTATTACCCATCTGAAGAGGACCCTTTTCCCCACCATGTTTACCTTAGATGCATCACACTTGATGagatacaaacaacaacaaatgagagaaaaaaagtgatAGAAATTGAGGGCTcttcacagtgttttttttgttgttttctttttttcctcctgcatcAGTAACTCCTGCTCACGCTGCAGTTTTAGCTGAGAACAACATGGCGGTCGAACACAGACTTCCGCTGCTCCTGGACCTGCCTCCTCCAGCGCTGCTGGGCGTGCTCCACTTTGTTCAGCATGTTGGGTCGAGAGTGTGAGTGCGACAGCACGTTGTGAGCGTTGGCAAAAGGCTGCTggtcctgaaaacacagaaaggacAAAAATGTGATGCTGTCGGACAAATCTCAGTCCATTTTCTGAGACTCGTACAAGATCTACCAGTAGAATGATTATAACTCTAGTGTAGCAGCTCTACAATGGTGAGTGTTTGAGAGTGGATTTTAATCATCAACTTAATGCTTCATTGATTTATCCCTGCACTCCTGTAACGCAAACAGCAGTTTAAAAAGGATCACATCAGAACCACAGATATAATccttttttaattgttattttcatatCTGTTGGAAGCGaacattttaacttgttttttgaagtgctatatgaataaagttgttatcagagaaaacacaaaatattgtaataataataaaggatTTGGACACAGAGAGCAGAAAAGTGGACATTTTTCAAAGCAGTTTGTTCTTGCGTGAGAATTATCAGTTGTGCATCCTGTGTATTAAACGTTGACTAAACATTACAAGTCCACCCTTTCCTCTGTAATTAATGTAACAGCAGCACTTCCGGTTTGAGTGGTTTCTCTGGCAATTTGTCTCTTTCAGTTTGGGTCTAAGATATAATCCAGGAGCAAGGTACTGTGCTACAAATATTATCTTTACAGTTTGAGAAAACACTGAGATAAATTAGAAAATATCAtaattctgtttttgtgttgttgcgcCATAAGCAGGGAACCGACCAACAGCCTTTCACTATGATGCTGACCACTGAAAAACGTCTGGTGCTGATTTCTGCATGGTCAAAGACGTTCTTTAAGCTAGACCTATCATGTAACACTTCCTCTTGCTTGAACTCTGccagtgaaaacagaacacTCAGCGCGGCTGCTCAGTTCCCTACCCTCAGGCAAAGCCAGTCAGTGACTCCCTTTATTTATTATCTAAACATGTCTGAATACTGCGTCATGCCGAATCAAACCAAACGGCTTGCCTTCTCTTTAATGGtgctttttatattaaataattaggAATGAAATACAGGATACGGTTGAGACAAGAAATCTGACTTTGTGCTGCAGTTGCAGGATTTATCTTAAACCCCAGTGTCCTTCAGGTTTGTTAGTAACAAATTTCCTTTTGTATTCGTGACTCCAAATGGGCCAGTAGCAGCACTATAATCCAACACTTGAGCTGAACTCTCCTGGTTTTATGTCTTTTTGGTAAGTAGTTGTAAAAGTTTCCAGACTATTCAAACTGACACGACAGCCTATGAAAGGTCTGTTACAGTAACATTGATTGGTTTCAGTTTAAAAAGGACCACGACACATGACTACAAGAAGAGATCTCATCCCACTGCACTACTGCCACACTGCCCCTGTCCCAGGTCTGTGTCAAGCCCATGTTCTTACAACCACGATTCCAGACGAAATGTTTAGTCTTTTACTGCCTAGTCTATCATTTCTGTGATATTTCAGTGATGGATAAAGCTGCCTGCACCTATAGTTGTTTTGTCAGTGATTGTGGTAACTGGATCCTCTAATGAGCTCTCCCATGACATAAAAATCTGCTACGGAgtgggaaaacattttttaaaactccaCATCACTCCCTGTGTCTCTAGATGATCTCACTACTCACTACTGCTTGAATTAGCTGCTGTAAAACTCacatacaaatttaaataaattttgTGTAACTgaaaagctgcaaaataaatgaatgttatttaacattttaataaaaaaatgtaataacaatAACTCAGCAATGATTTGAGGTATTTAATAGCCCAGCATAAATCCACCTGTTCAAAGCCTtgcccacacacgcacacggttTTGAAAATTATTTGCAGGAACACATGACCTTGTTAAATGTTATCCAGAAACAGGTGAATTCCACGTGATGTGTTGTGCAAAGGGAAGTTATttaaacgcacacacataaagacTTCAGAGTAACTGTGTACAATGGGTGAGGTAGAAGCATAATCGTCTTAAAAGAAATACAGTACTTTCTCAGTTGCAATGCTGCAACGTGATAAGAAACACATACCCCGACATCATCGTCGTTTTGGATGAGCTGCGAGTGTCCGAACAGACGCCTCTTTAATATGGGCTCCAGGAGAGTCAGGTAGACCATgtagagcagcagcagtcccAAAATGGAGAGGTACATTATGATGGTGAACTGAAGAAACACAGTGATCACTGATTAGTGTATGATCCAAACATAGATAACAAAGTGATTTAGGAAACAAGTTGTCAGCAAGGTGATACatttttgaatgttttaatgatttaatcaTAAGAGACGAACATGAGgaatggtaaaaaaaatgttcattacTTTACAGTAAGTAAAGTGACAAATCAACAGCCGCCCACATTCTGACGCACGCACTTCAGTGTCAAGTCACCTTAATGGTTCCCGAGCTCCTCTCTTCAAATTTACACTCACAACGTAAACAGTACGCCTCCACATCATTTCCATTCACAGGCATTGGCTGAACTACATGGAGACAGTTACTGAAAAACAAGAGTATGACATTAGCAGGATTGTAGAACGcaggaaataaacatttagGGAACTGTTGTGACAGAACTTTAACATACCAGTCTTTGAGAGAGACATTTTGATTGTAGATTTGCCCTTTGATATCTCTGTATGGTGGGCAGATGCATTTGCAGCGGATGTCTTCGGGATTCTGTAACAGAAAGATTGTAATTGTTTAACAGTTGAATCTGGCCATTATGGTcatgtttctatgtttttaaatgtcctccTATTTCTTCTGCATTCTTTGAGATATATGAAGTCTTTGCTGAGttcatattttaacatgtgCTATTTACAAAATGGTTCTCACCAAAACTGCTAATATCgttattatcatcattactTTTTTTCATTAGTTCTAGTTGTAGCATTCAGTGGTGGAATACACTTCTATTCCATTACAGCTCAGAAGCAAGGAGTGTACATTTTACTCctctacatttatttgataacTTAAATCACTGAACCAGGTTAGTAATTTAAAGTATGATcaacaaataaatgatgatgtatCAGAATATGATTTAGAGATATCATTATTGCCTTTCCATGCCTCCAATGCTGCCGTTTCTCTGTATGATTTAGTTTTCCAAAGGCTTTAACCAGAGCCAGGCCATACAGCAATGATACCAATCAACACTTTCATAAAGGAATATTAGTATACAGCTGTTACAATACATTATACAGTATACGTTGTTATGTTGGTTATCACACTGGTATTGGATCAGTACTCTGTATCAGCCGATACACAGAGTCCATGTATCAGCACATCAGAACATCTCTATTAAAATCTAACTTCATCAGCTGCATCCTCGAAGTAGACACTCGTGTATACAAAATTATaatccaaatatatatatatgtaattctGAAATGGGCCACTCTGCATAATGAGTACTTTAACTCAAGTAAATGAATGATATTTAATTGTTACAGAGTGTTTTAAACTACATTACAGTACATGTACTTATGAAGAGCATATGAATACTTTAACCacagtacattacatttagtTTTGGTAAGTCAGACAGTTGTTGTGCATATCAACCAAATCCATGTCACCTTTTAGTATCGTGCCACATTGCCCCAATAACAAACATTGATTGATTGGTGATCATGTTAGCTAATATTACAGTATGCACACATGAGCCAGTTCAAGCTACATCCggttaaaataaacacaatcacattcaaCAGCTCGTTGATCAATTTAAATAAGCGATTTAATGGCtatatttttgttgacagcCATTAGATAAAGCTCACATTTAGCCCCATTAGCATCACGTTAGCGACCTTTTCGCAGCTCATGTGTTAGCTCAGGATGTCAGGCGTTAGTTGAACATTGTTAATATCACACTGAGCAGTCAGCACTAGACAGATCATTGATCCTCAAGGCAGATTTAAAGAGAGATGTTTATTTCCTCTCGTTTCTTATCACCATTTCCTCACTGTGTTATGCTAACCCCCTGAAGCTAACGTTGGCCTCACCTTTGCTGTCGCTTGGCTTAACAGCACAAAACAAGCCACAGCGAAAACCTCGAGCAGACACGCGGCCTTCATGTTCAGTCTGAGTGGGATGTTCGGTTTCTGAAGAGCAGCCGTTCCGCTGTTTCGTGACAAACCACCGGACGAGTGGCAGCGTTAGCTAGCAGCTAACAGCCTCTGCTTCCTGGCAGCTGACTGGCAGTTTCCGGGTGGTGGCGGTTGGTCTGTGCACCGGAACACACCGATTCTCTGAGCTCGAAGACGCGTTGAGCGGGGACACGTTGGATAAAACGCCACGTGCGATCGATCTACTGGTGATCGATCGGGTGTTCAGATCTATGATCAGTTAATCGATCGGTCGGTTGGTTTGGACGATTTCTGAGGAAACACTATCAAACCCACACAAGCGGCGGTACACCCCGCTCCTGCTGATGAGTATCTGGAGCTAAAACGAGCGCACCCTTTGACTTGATGGTAAACATTGGGATAACTATGGTCCGCGGACCCCAAGAGGACCTGTGGTGTagcagtagtgtgtgtgtgtgggttatATAAGGTGAAAAGACAATAGATCTAACACAAACTGAGCTTCTATAACTGAAATTCAGCTCAAATTTGCTCTCCACCCTGTTGAGGAGCCTATACTTTCACTTTGAATATTTGCTGATGATACTTTCACTGATTTAGAAATTGTTCTATTGGTCATTTATAAGGATTACTTAGGCTACGTGTTCATTAATCATTTTGAACAGTGCATTATATGACAGCTTTagttacacattaaaaaaaactactttatgTTCCCCTCAGGTTTACACTGTTGTTATAGTTGGTGAAATGACACTttctttctgacattttttgaatttctaATTGTGATCTATGGGAGCAGGTTTGTTCACACAGACCCAGGTGTGACTGTAACTGCCGGGGACAGACAGACTTGACTTAACTTGATTGTTGTCTCCCAATAAGATTCAGGAGCCAATCGCTTAAAGCAGGGGAGTGGGGCTTTATGAGGGCAACagtaataaatgtgtttttcattctctggTTATGCTTCTACTTGTGCAAGCTGTTTTTTCTAAaccagttttgtgttttgcacaCAATAGTCTAGTTTCTTACTCCTACCGCTGGAATGACATTTGTCTGGAGTCGATTGGGGTGCCAGGAGGATGAATGTCCAACTATGAGGATAAAAGTTTTTAAGATCAATCCCTTCCCTGGATacgtgcgcgtgcgtgcgtgcgtgcgtgtgtcatACAGGCAATTTAAAAGTTCCCTTTGTGCTAGaaaaaaagtgagagagaggaataataacataaaataagtttcctatctttatttacagcataTTAGATGTACAAAACCATAGAAAATATACATACACGTATCATCTAAGACAGGTGAATAGCTCAGTTCTATTTTACAGGATGTCTCGTTTCTTTTCACGGTCTCTGACCTCAAATCACATCACTCGCAGATCTCTGACCTTCTGCCGAGTGAGCGGTTGTCTTTGGTTGCTAGTTCATAATACAAAATGTACTGACACATACTGGTGAGGCAGCTGATGTCTCATGAATGCATAAAAGCCactgttatttttatgtttttgggAAAGCCCCAAAAAGCCACCAGCAGTTGCAGCAATGCTATACTGTCCAAATGTATGTAGTTGCTACATTACATTAGCGTTTCACCTAAAACTTTTTACATCATATACAAAAGATTCATCAGAATAATTGCTTTTGTGGTGCCACTACTTCTTTAGTGGCGCTAATTTCTCCATGAAAACATTGTGCtatatttgtttctgtcattttgcaGGATTTCTGCCAACAACTCGTCTCTACCTGTGAAAGTAGCCTAAGTTCAAACTATAGATACACTGAATGACATTCATCTGTTTAGCTACCTTTTTTTCTTGAAATCACAATGTTGTCAACAAAAGTCTCCTAATGATGGCATGTAGAATATTTAGCAATATTCAGATACAGACTTGCAGTTGGTAAATCCTgagatgtgactttaaaatctaaaagaagttatttaaaaacatttttccaaattTCCAAACAAAGGAAAGAGAACCTGGTTTCCATTCTGAGGATCTATTCTCCCTCCAAAAGCTCCAGTTAGGAATTAACTTGCTTGTCTTGTCTACTTCTCTCTCAGGATAACTGTTTATCAAATGTGTTGTCAGCTCATCCCTCCAGGTGAAAACAGATAACTACAGAATACTCTTTTTGGGGCAAGTTGGAAAAAAGCAGATACTGTGGCCGGTATTTAATCTATAATCCAGACACATGGTGAGAACCCTTCTTAGGGGCGAAGGAATCTCAGGACTTTGGAACGCAGGAAGCGGATGAAGGATTTAGGGAACATCTCTCGTGATTCTTGAGCTGTGTAGTTGAAGAAGTTCTGTGGGTGAGCGAGCACGTCAAACAGCGCCTTCATGAGCTTCTTGTCCTGAGGAGAAGAGTTAGTTCATTAATTACATGTAATATATGAAGAGAAACTGCcaatgcagctgcagcagtctgTGTTTCTACACGTCTCCAAAAGAGGGTGCTACTGGTTCACTGGATCCAAATACAGGGTTTACAGATCCACACATCTGGGAGTGACACCCATGtaaattactttattaaatCCTTTTACTTTCACACGAGAAATACACTGGAGCCAAAATTTAACCAGTTCAGTCTTTTCCTGACCTGTGAAGCTTATTCAAGCCTTTGTCTTCTCACGTCTGGACTACTGCTATGACCCATTTACATGTAACAGTCAATTCTCAGTGTCTCGACTGCAGCtggtgcagcttgttttgttctgtgttgttttattctccagtattgtgtaaagcactttgtaaccttgtttagataagtgctatagaaTTATagtttcattattatattattaccaATTGACCTTAAttaatatctaaatatttttATACTTGATTATATATCAATTATCATTATAAGTTACAAAATTCCTTCCTAACTGTAGAACAAATTTAGACGCAACACAAAACATGATGCTCTTTTATAAAAGGGGCGAACTCTGGATACCTTGAGAATTTCCTGGTGATTCTCTGAAGCATATAATCTTCCATCTCTCACAATGTCTTCTATCAACTCCTGGTAGTCCTCTGAAACAAATAAAGTCCATAAAAAGCTCATTAGTGGGACACATCTTAACAGATTTtagtgagagacagaggcttCAAACATATATCATATTTCTTTTTACCATCGTATGTCACATATGGGACCTGGAAGCCTTTCCCGCTGTTCCCCTCGTTGGACCTGAACTGTATCCAAAGCCTCTTGGAGCGGGAGGTGAAAGCGATGGGACGTTCATACGTCTGACAGGTCTCGTAGGTCGTCACAGAGTTGGACAGA contains these protein-coding regions:
- the tmem9b gene encoding transmembrane protein 9B, with amino-acid sequence MKAACLLEVFAVACFVLLSQATAKNPEDIRCKCICPPYRDIKGQIYNQNVSLKDCNCLHVVQPMPVNGNDVEAYCLRCECKFEERSSGTIKFTIIMYLSILGLLLLYMVYLTLLEPILKRRLFGHSQLIQNDDDVGDQQPFANAHNVLSHSHSRPNMLNKVEHAQQRWRRQVQEQRKSVFDRHVVLS